One window from the genome of Nomascus leucogenys isolate Asia chromosome 12, Asia_NLE_v1, whole genome shotgun sequence encodes:
- the PSMD4 gene encoding 26S proteasome non-ATPase regulatory subunit 4 isoform X3 codes for MVLESTMVCVDNSEYMRNGDFLPTRLQAQQDAVNIVCHSKTRSNPENNVGLITLANDCEVLTTLTPDTGRILSKLHTVQPKGKITFCTGIRVAHLALKHRQGKNHKMRIIAFVGSPVEDNEKDEVNTEKLTAFVNTLNGKDGTGSHLVTVPPGPSLADALISSPILAGEGGAMLGLGASDFEFGVDPSADPELALALRVSMEEQRQRQEEEARRAAAASAAEAGIATTGTEGERDSDDALLKMTISQQEFGRTGLPDLSSMTEEEQIAYAMQMSLQGAEFGQAESADIDASSAMDTSEPAKEEDDYDVMQDPEFLQSVLENLPGVDPNNEAIRNAMGSLASQATKDGKKDKKEEDKK; via the exons ATGGTGTTGGAAAGCACTATGGTGTG TGTGGACAACAGTGAATATATGCGGAATGGAGACTTCTTACCCACCCGGCTGCAGGCCCAGCAGGATGCTGTCAACATAGTTTGTCATTCAAAGACCCGCAGCAACCCTGAGAACAACGTGGGCCTTATCACACTGGCTAA TGACTGTGAAGTGCTGACCACACTCACCCCAGACACTGGCCGTATCCTGTCCAAGCTACATACTGTCCAACCCAAGGGCAAGATCACCTTCTGCACAGGCATCCGCGTGGCCCAT CTGGCTCTGAAGCACCGACAAGGCAAGAATCACAAGATGCGCATCATTGCCTTTGTGGGAAGCCCGGTGGAGGACAATGAGAAGGAT GAGGTGAACACAGAAAAGCTGACAGCCTTTGTAAACACGTTGAATGGCAAAGATGGAACCGGTTCTCATCTGGTGACAGTGCCTCCTGGGCCCAGTTTGGCTGATGCTCTCATCAGTTCTCCGATTTTGGCTGGTGAAGGTGGTGCCATGCTGGGTCTTGGTGCCAGTGACTTTGAATTTGGAGTAGATCCTAGTGCTGATCCTGAGCTGGCCTTG GCCCTTCGTGTATCTATGGAAGAGCAGCGGCAGcggcaggaggaggaggcccGGCGGGCAGCTGCAGCTTCTGCTGCTGAGGCCGGGATTGCTACGACTGGGACTGAAGGTGAAAGAG aCTCAGACGATGCCCTGCTGAAGATGACCATCAGCCAGCAAGAGTTTGGCCGCACTGGGCTTCCTGACCTAAGCAGTATGACTGAGGAAGAGCAGATTGCTTATGCCATGCAGATGTCCCTGCAGGGAGCAG AGTTTGGCCAGGCGGAATCAGCAGACATTGATGCCAGCTCAGCCATGGACACATCTGAGCCAGCCAAG GAGGAGGATGATTACGACGTGATGCAGGACCCCGAGTTCCTTCAGAGTGTCCTAGAGAACCTCCCAGGTGTGGATCCCAACAATGAAGCCATTCGAAATGCTATGGGCTCCCTGGCCTCCCAGGCCACAAAGGACGGCAAGAAGGACAAGAAGGAGGAAGACAAGAAGTGA
- the PSMD4 gene encoding 26S proteasome non-ATPase regulatory subunit 4 isoform X1 gives MGQLEKLLLSRAGDRVGREEGDKMVLESTMVCVDNSEYMRNGDFLPTRLQAQQDAVNIVCHSKTRSNPENNVGLITLANDCEVLTTLTPDTGRILSKLHTVQPKGKITFCTGIRVAHLALKHRQGKNHKMRIIAFVGSPVEDNEKDLVKLAKRLKKEKVNVDIINFGEEEVNTEKLTAFVNTLNGKDGTGSHLVTVPPGPSLADALISSPILAGEGGAMLGLGASDFEFGVDPSADPELALALRVSMEEQRQRQEEEARRAAAASAAEAGIATTGTEGERDSDDALLKMTISQQEFGRTGLPDLSSMTEEEQIAYAMQMSLQGAEFGQAESADIDASSAMDTSEPAKEEDDYDVMQDPEFLQSVLENLPGVDPNNEAIRNAMGSLASQATKDGKKDKKEEDKK, from the exons ATGGGCCAATTGGAGAAGTTGTTGTTAAGCCGTGCCGGAGACCGGGTCGGGAGGGAGGAAGGTGACAAGATGGTGTTGGAAAGCACTATGGTGTG TGTGGACAACAGTGAATATATGCGGAATGGAGACTTCTTACCCACCCGGCTGCAGGCCCAGCAGGATGCTGTCAACATAGTTTGTCATTCAAAGACCCGCAGCAACCCTGAGAACAACGTGGGCCTTATCACACTGGCTAA TGACTGTGAAGTGCTGACCACACTCACCCCAGACACTGGCCGTATCCTGTCCAAGCTACATACTGTCCAACCCAAGGGCAAGATCACCTTCTGCACAGGCATCCGCGTGGCCCAT CTGGCTCTGAAGCACCGACAAGGCAAGAATCACAAGATGCGCATCATTGCCTTTGTGGGAAGCCCGGTGGAGGACAATGAGAAGGAT cTGGTGAAACTGGCTAAACGCCTCAAGAAGGAGAAAGTAAATGTTGATATTATCAATTTTGGGGAAGAG GAGGTGAACACAGAAAAGCTGACAGCCTTTGTAAACACGTTGAATGGCAAAGATGGAACCGGTTCTCATCTGGTGACAGTGCCTCCTGGGCCCAGTTTGGCTGATGCTCTCATCAGTTCTCCGATTTTGGCTGGTGAAGGTGGTGCCATGCTGGGTCTTGGTGCCAGTGACTTTGAATTTGGAGTAGATCCTAGTGCTGATCCTGAGCTGGCCTTG GCCCTTCGTGTATCTATGGAAGAGCAGCGGCAGcggcaggaggaggaggcccGGCGGGCAGCTGCAGCTTCTGCTGCTGAGGCCGGGATTGCTACGACTGGGACTGAAGGTGAAAGAG aCTCAGACGATGCCCTGCTGAAGATGACCATCAGCCAGCAAGAGTTTGGCCGCACTGGGCTTCCTGACCTAAGCAGTATGACTGAGGAAGAGCAGATTGCTTATGCCATGCAGATGTCCCTGCAGGGAGCAG AGTTTGGCCAGGCGGAATCAGCAGACATTGATGCCAGCTCAGCCATGGACACATCTGAGCCAGCCAAG GAGGAGGATGATTACGACGTGATGCAGGACCCCGAGTTCCTTCAGAGTGTCCTAGAGAACCTCCCAGGTGTGGATCCCAACAATGAAGCCATTCGAAATGCTATGGGCTCCCTGGCCTCCCAGGCCACAAAGGACGGCAAGAAGGACAAGAAGGAGGAAGACAAGAAGTGA
- the PSMD4 gene encoding 26S proteasome non-ATPase regulatory subunit 4 isoform X2 produces the protein MGQLEKLLLSRAGDRVGREEGDKMVLESTMVCVDNSEYMRNGDFLPTRLQAQQDAVNIVCHSKTRSNPENNVGLITLANDCEVLTTLTPDTGRILSKLHTVQPKGKITFCTGIRVAHLALKHRQGKNHKMRIIAFVGSPVEDNEKDLVKLAKRLKKEKVNVDIINFGEEEVNTEKLTAFVNTLNGKDGTGSHLVTVPPGPSLADALISSPILAGEGGAMLGLGASDFEFGVDPSADPELALALRVSMEEQRQRQEEEARRAAAASAAEAGIATTGTEDSDDALLKMTISQQEFGRTGLPDLSSMTEEEQIAYAMQMSLQGAEFGQAESADIDASSAMDTSEPAKEEDDYDVMQDPEFLQSVLENLPGVDPNNEAIRNAMGSLASQATKDGKKDKKEEDKK, from the exons ATGGGCCAATTGGAGAAGTTGTTGTTAAGCCGTGCCGGAGACCGGGTCGGGAGGGAGGAAGGTGACAAGATGGTGTTGGAAAGCACTATGGTGTG TGTGGACAACAGTGAATATATGCGGAATGGAGACTTCTTACCCACCCGGCTGCAGGCCCAGCAGGATGCTGTCAACATAGTTTGTCATTCAAAGACCCGCAGCAACCCTGAGAACAACGTGGGCCTTATCACACTGGCTAA TGACTGTGAAGTGCTGACCACACTCACCCCAGACACTGGCCGTATCCTGTCCAAGCTACATACTGTCCAACCCAAGGGCAAGATCACCTTCTGCACAGGCATCCGCGTGGCCCAT CTGGCTCTGAAGCACCGACAAGGCAAGAATCACAAGATGCGCATCATTGCCTTTGTGGGAAGCCCGGTGGAGGACAATGAGAAGGAT cTGGTGAAACTGGCTAAACGCCTCAAGAAGGAGAAAGTAAATGTTGATATTATCAATTTTGGGGAAGAG GAGGTGAACACAGAAAAGCTGACAGCCTTTGTAAACACGTTGAATGGCAAAGATGGAACCGGTTCTCATCTGGTGACAGTGCCTCCTGGGCCCAGTTTGGCTGATGCTCTCATCAGTTCTCCGATTTTGGCTGGTGAAGGTGGTGCCATGCTGGGTCTTGGTGCCAGTGACTTTGAATTTGGAGTAGATCCTAGTGCTGATCCTGAGCTGGCCTTG GCCCTTCGTGTATCTATGGAAGAGCAGCGGCAGcggcaggaggaggaggcccGGCGGGCAGCTGCAGCTTCTGCTGCTGAGGCCGGGATTGCTACGACTGGGACTGAAG aCTCAGACGATGCCCTGCTGAAGATGACCATCAGCCAGCAAGAGTTTGGCCGCACTGGGCTTCCTGACCTAAGCAGTATGACTGAGGAAGAGCAGATTGCTTATGCCATGCAGATGTCCCTGCAGGGAGCAG AGTTTGGCCAGGCGGAATCAGCAGACATTGATGCCAGCTCAGCCATGGACACATCTGAGCCAGCCAAG GAGGAGGATGATTACGACGTGATGCAGGACCCCGAGTTCCTTCAGAGTGTCCTAGAGAACCTCCCAGGTGTGGATCCCAACAATGAAGCCATTCGAAATGCTATGGGCTCCCTGGCCTCCCAGGCCACAAAGGACGGCAAGAAGGACAAGAAGGAGGAAGACAAGAAGTGA